From the genome of Muricauda sp. SCSIO 64092, one region includes:
- a CDS encoding ABC transporter ATP-binding protein codes for MKAISIQNISKWYKDTKALDQVSLDVGRGQLFGLIGPDGAGKSTLFRILTTLLLADEGEAFVDGLHIEKDYREIRKRVGYMPGRFSLYQDLSVEENLSFFATIFGTTIDENYDLIKDIYVQIEPFKKRLAGKLSGGMKQKLALSCALIHKPSVLFLDEPTTGVDAVSRKEFWDMLKSLKEKNIAILVSTPYMDEATLCDKIALIQEGKILKIDEPEAMMGQFERPLFAVKTNSTYQLLKHLRLQSFTHSVLPFGECLHLITTEALSPESIQGKLRLQGFIDVEVSKIRAGIEDVFLDLSHKAGKHA; via the coding sequence ATGAAAGCCATAAGTATTCAAAATATCAGTAAATGGTATAAGGACACCAAGGCTTTGGACCAGGTAAGCCTGGATGTTGGGCGTGGGCAGCTTTTTGGACTTATTGGCCCCGATGGGGCAGGGAAATCGACCCTTTTCCGTATCCTCACCACCCTTCTTTTGGCAGATGAAGGAGAAGCTTTTGTAGATGGGCTCCATATCGAAAAGGACTATCGGGAAATTCGAAAAAGGGTGGGCTATATGCCCGGACGATTTTCATTGTACCAAGATTTGAGCGTTGAAGAAAACCTGTCCTTCTTTGCTACCATATTTGGCACGACAATCGATGAAAACTATGACCTAATCAAAGACATCTACGTGCAGATAGAACCCTTTAAAAAAAGGCTTGCCGGAAAGCTGTCCGGAGGGATGAAACAAAAACTGGCACTGTCCTGTGCTTTGATCCATAAACCCTCGGTCCTTTTCCTGGATGAACCCACAACGGGGGTGGATGCCGTTAGCCGAAAAGAGTTTTGGGATATGCTCAAAAGTCTGAAAGAAAAGAACATTGCCATTTTGGTAAGCACGCCCTATATGGACGAAGCTACCTTATGTGACAAAATTGCGCTCATTCAAGAGGGCAAAATCCTTAAGATAGATGAACCTGAAGCAATGATGGGGCAATTTGAGCGGCCCTTGTTTGCCGTAAAAACCAATAGTACCTATCAGTTGCTCAAACATTTAAGGCTACAGTCCTTTACCCATAGCGTGCTGCCTTTTGGGGAATGCCTGCATCTCATCACCACCGAAGCCTTATCTCCCGAAAGCATTCAGGGAAAATTAAGACTACAGGGATTTATTGATGTAGAGGTGTCGAAAATAAGGGCGGGCATTGAAGATGTTTTTCTGGACCTATCCCATAAAGCAGGAAAGCATGCGTAA
- a CDS encoding HlyD family secretion protein: MKSYFPIALLLLGLMSCNDNGKADAYGNFEATTVMVSAKGSGELLKFDIKEGQQVAASAVVGLIDTVQLHLERLKLKAQLNALDLKVQEAAPEVAVLLEDRSNLIRERDRTLRLFEQKAATQQQLDDYNGRVDLIDQRIRTTQRNIGIANRAILSERKPLEAQIALIDQQIRDHTVINPISGTILTKFAEEHELVGHGTPLFKVANLDDIKLKAYTSATLLQNVVLGDEVRVRIDKGEDDYRELIGSVTWIADEAEFTPKTIETKEERVNLVYGLEVTVVNDGTLKIGMPGEVLFNPAPEE, encoded by the coding sequence ATGAAATCATACTTCCCTATCGCATTACTTCTGCTGGGTTTGATGTCCTGCAATGATAATGGCAAGGCCGATGCGTACGGAAATTTTGAAGCGACCACCGTAATGGTGAGCGCCAAAGGCAGTGGGGAACTCCTTAAATTTGATATAAAGGAAGGGCAGCAAGTAGCGGCTTCGGCCGTCGTGGGACTCATTGACACCGTTCAACTTCATCTGGAACGCTTAAAGCTCAAGGCCCAATTGAATGCATTGGACCTAAAGGTACAGGAAGCAGCGCCCGAAGTAGCGGTCCTTTTGGAGGACAGAAGCAATCTGATCAGGGAAAGGGACCGAACCCTGCGATTGTTTGAACAGAAAGCGGCTACCCAACAGCAACTTGACGATTACAACGGAAGGGTCGATTTGATCGATCAACGTATTCGAACCACCCAACGCAACATCGGCATTGCCAATAGGGCGATCCTGTCCGAACGAAAACCCCTGGAAGCGCAAATTGCATTGATCGATCAACAGATTAGGGACCATACCGTAATTAACCCCATTTCGGGAACAATCCTCACAAAATTTGCCGAGGAACATGAACTGGTAGGCCATGGCACACCACTTTTTAAAGTAGCCAATCTCGATGATATAAAATTGAAAGCCTACACCAGTGCAACACTACTTCAGAACGTGGTTCTGGGGGATGAGGTAAGGGTTCGTATCGATAAAGGAGAGGATGATTACAGGGAATTGATCGGTTCGGTCACCTGGATAGCGGATGAAGCAGAATTTACCCCAAAGACCATAGAGACCAAAGAGGAACGGGTGAACCTGGTTTATGGGCTGGAGGTAACGGTGGTCAATGACGGTACCCTAAAAATTGGAATGCCGGGAGAAGTACTCTTTAATCCAGCCCCTGAAGAATGA
- a CDS encoding TolC family protein: MKKLTLLFPILFLSGLHAQITPSTIALEELYKAAHTNYPLVKDATLIDKIEAVGLAVISKNALPKISIEGRGQVQSENIELNLGTMAIQAPLETWNTALNIDYNLYDGGTTKAQKKIETASASVNRNSLEVQLRTLKDQVNTLLFAILLSRKQQLIFENSKEDLESNIGTMQAAYENGTALESEVAKLKVRQLELVSDIVSIDRDMATYFLLLEQLTGKTFPRDVQFEVPGLFTPDTRTVDRPENQLFDSQKSFYAAQEASIAASTLPKISLFAQGGIGNPNPLNFSDLSTTTYALGGVKLNWNFIDFGKGKKERQRLQLQQEQVEVDRELFLFDIESKSREYQERIKATQQQISNNSGIVDLQRNILAQTRVQLDNGVINATDYVTQLNATLNSEQELEFNKTQLQQLQIEYLTLLGQL, translated from the coding sequence ATGAAGAAGCTGACCCTCCTATTCCCCATACTTTTTTTAAGTGGTCTTCATGCCCAGATTACCCCTTCCACCATAGCATTGGAAGAATTGTACAAGGCGGCCCATACCAATTATCCATTGGTAAAGGATGCCACCCTTATTGACAAAATTGAAGCGGTTGGTCTGGCGGTAATCTCCAAAAATGCATTGCCCAAAATCAGTATAGAGGGAAGGGGACAGGTCCAAAGCGAGAACATTGAGCTCAATTTGGGAACCATGGCCATTCAGGCTCCCCTGGAGACCTGGAATACCGCGTTGAACATCGATTACAATCTGTATGATGGCGGAACGACCAAGGCCCAAAAAAAGATTGAAACGGCCTCTGCGAGCGTGAACAGAAATTCTTTGGAAGTCCAGTTACGAACCCTAAAAGATCAGGTCAACACCCTGCTATTTGCCATATTACTCTCCAGAAAACAACAATTGATCTTTGAGAACTCAAAAGAGGATTTGGAATCCAATATCGGAACAATGCAGGCAGCCTATGAAAATGGCACTGCACTGGAAAGTGAGGTCGCCAAACTCAAGGTGCGCCAACTTGAGCTTGTTTCGGACATCGTTTCCATCGATAGGGACATGGCGACTTATTTTTTATTACTGGAGCAGTTAACTGGCAAGACGTTTCCTAGGGATGTGCAATTTGAAGTACCCGGTTTGTTTACACCCGATACCCGTACTGTGGACAGGCCTGAAAACCAGTTGTTTGATAGTCAAAAATCTTTTTATGCCGCCCAGGAAGCGTCCATTGCCGCCAGTACCCTTCCCAAGATTTCCCTTTTTGCCCAAGGCGGTATTGGCAATCCCAACCCCTTGAATTTTTCCGATCTAAGCACTACTACCTACGCTTTGGGCGGTGTTAAACTCAACTGGAATTTTATCGATTTTGGCAAGGGAAAAAAGGAACGGCAACGCCTACAACTCCAACAAGAACAAGTTGAAGTGGACCGCGAACTGTTTCTCTTTGATATTGAAAGTAAGTCCAGGGAATATCAGGAAAGGATAAAGGCAACCCAACAGCAAATCTCGAACAATAGCGGTATTGTGGACCTCCAAAGAAATATCCTTGCGCAAACCAGGGTCCAACTGGATAATGGGGTCATCAATGCCACGGACTATGTCACCCAGTTGAATGCCACCCTTAATTCGGAACAAGAGTTGGAATTCAATAAAACACAGCTCCAACAACTGCAAATTGAATATTTAACCCTTTTAGGACAACTATAA
- a CDS encoding TetR/AcrR family transcriptional regulator has translation MDSRKNTEMEILRAAKKIFIQHGYAGARMQAIADEAKINKAMLHYYYRSKDALFEKIMDGAVDLMSKQLTNALSGDAPVMEKVEKMVSNYTDTIIKNPYIPIFILNEIARNQMNFQNKLLQKLEQNNIFQNFLLQVLEEQQKGILRSIPVPHFMITIMSLIVFPHIAKPVFLKIFEVTDTAYMHMMEERKQLVMDFLEKSFVP, from the coding sequence ATGGACAGCAGGAAAAACACGGAAATGGAAATCTTAAGGGCGGCAAAGAAGATTTTCATCCAACATGGATATGCCGGGGCACGGATGCAGGCCATTGCCGATGAGGCAAAAATCAACAAAGCCATGTTGCACTATTATTACCGTAGTAAGGATGCACTTTTTGAAAAGATCATGGATGGGGCCGTGGACCTGATGTCGAAACAACTCACGAATGCCCTTTCTGGAGATGCACCGGTCATGGAAAAAGTGGAAAAAATGGTGTCTAACTATACCGACACCATTATCAAAAATCCGTACATCCCAATTTTTATTTTGAACGAGATAGCCCGGAACCAAATGAATTTCCAAAATAAACTGCTGCAAAAACTGGAACAAAACAACATATTTCAAAACTTTCTCCTACAGGTATTGGAAGAACAGCAAAAAGGCATCCTACGATCGATTCCGGTGCCCCATTTTATGATTACCATCATGTCGTTGATCGTCTTTCCCCATATTGCCAAACCGGTATTTCTTAAGATTTTTGAAGTGACCGATACAGCGTATATGCATATGATGGAGGAACGCAAACAGCTTGTGATGGATTTCCTTGAAAAGAGCTTTGTGCCATAA
- a CDS encoding DUF4405 domain-containing protein has product MKRKLISTSLAFCFAVLSITGVLFYFYDYKKGIAATHTLFGFLFLVGAFFHIKTNWNSLRSYFLKKGLNSHFIFPGFMFLLLLTLAITDSEPVSSLMDLGTSLRANQKKDVENNSFMAIKKNLGSPNQLEIELVAGEHYWHPQMAIWLETMEGEYLTSLYVTHATAKGTFFGGRTKENFKSFDTQQRQSQEYRRVDALPVWSPGRGVQQADGLYAPSPENPLPDAVSGATISSSFRLRTSFGGTPNRVRLRLEINVAFDDNEFYSEFDFPEDEIYHNGTGQLGQPSVIYEAVIDLGNPERTYYLMDLLGHGHHSGQTGSIYPDLKRLTTAKKIVERILVKTFRAE; this is encoded by the coding sequence ATGAAAAGGAAATTGATCAGTACAAGCCTGGCCTTTTGTTTCGCAGTACTGTCCATTACAGGGGTTTTGTTCTATTTCTATGATTACAAAAAGGGAATAGCAGCTACCCATACCCTCTTTGGTTTTCTTTTTCTCGTAGGTGCTTTTTTCCATATTAAAACCAATTGGAATAGCCTGAGAAGCTACTTCTTGAAAAAAGGGTTGAATTCCCATTTTATTTTTCCAGGGTTTATGTTTCTACTCCTATTGACTTTGGCAATTACCGATTCCGAACCCGTATCAAGTCTTATGGACCTTGGAACAAGCTTAAGGGCAAACCAGAAAAAGGACGTGGAAAACAATAGCTTTATGGCCATCAAAAAGAATTTGGGAAGTCCCAACCAGTTGGAAATTGAATTGGTCGCCGGGGAGCACTACTGGCATCCCCAAATGGCCATTTGGTTGGAGACCATGGAAGGCGAATACCTCACTTCGCTTTATGTGACGCATGCTACTGCCAAGGGAACCTTCTTCGGTGGACGAACAAAGGAAAACTTTAAAAGTTTTGATACCCAACAACGCCAATCACAAGAGTATAGAAGAGTTGATGCACTCCCTGTATGGTCCCCTGGGCGAGGTGTGCAACAGGCAGATGGCCTTTATGCCCCCAGTCCCGAAAACCCATTGCCAGATGCCGTTTCAGGGGCTACAATATCAAGTAGTTTCCGTCTAAGGACGTCTTTTGGGGGCACTCCAAACAGGGTGCGTTTGCGCTTGGAGATCAACGTGGCATTTGATGACAATGAATTCTACTCCGAATTTGATTTTCCCGAAGATGAAATTTATCACAATGGAACGGGTCAACTAGGTCAACCCTCCGTAATCTATGAAGCCGTAATCGATTTAGGCAATCCTGAAAGAACCTACTATCTAATGGACTTGCTGGGTCATGGTCACCATTCCGGTCAAACGGGATCCATTTATCCAGATCTGAAAAGGCTGACCACCGCCAAAAAAATCGTGGAGCGGATTCTAGTGAAAACGTTCAGGGCTGAGTAA
- a CDS encoding sigma-70 family RNA polymerase sigma factor, whose product MRNEINKLYDPLLGYVKKRVDNIMDAEDLTQEIFLKLSRSNWETVENLKSWMYRIAKNTIIDYYRAKKRKLEVLENDFSNESQDDENVIEELSQCIVPFVERLPEEYRTLLRLSELENIPQKKISEQMNMNYVTVRSKIQRGRKKLRQMFAECCHISSAGRGTIICHQKPNDCCGD is encoded by the coding sequence ATGCGTAACGAAATCAACAAACTATATGACCCGTTATTGGGATATGTGAAGAAAAGGGTGGATAACATCATGGATGCCGAAGACCTGACCCAGGAGATTTTCCTAAAACTTTCCAGGAGCAATTGGGAAACCGTGGAGAATTTAAAAAGTTGGATGTACCGAATAGCAAAAAATACCATTATCGATTACTACCGCGCCAAGAAAAGGAAACTGGAGGTTTTGGAAAATGATTTCTCGAATGAGTCCCAGGATGACGAAAATGTAATTGAAGAACTTAGCCAATGCATAGTGCCTTTTGTGGAGCGGCTCCCAGAAGAATACAGAACACTGTTGAGGTTATCGGAATTGGAAAATATCCCCCAGAAAAAAATTTCGGAGCAAATGAACATGAACTATGTCACGGTTCGTTCCAAGATACAACGTGGAAGAAAAAAGCTCAGGCAGATGTTTGCGGAATGCTGCCATATCTCATCGGCAGGTAGGGGAACCATTATTTGCCATCAAAAACCCAATGACTGTTGTGGGGATTAG
- a CDS encoding aldose epimerase family protein produces MGVEFVKLKNKKGMEMEISNYGATLISLKVPTLENRQVNVVAGLQSPDVYAQESYQRHNLFLGASIGRYAGRISNGTFVLEDHVYQLDERDGVHLHGGKQGFDKRTWVFEKVSHRANPFAILSYHSKHMEGNYPGEVDVEVKYQLLETNAVKITYSATTDRPTVLNLTHHSYFNLNGHGSVLNHLLRIHSEKYLIVDPSLLPTGKIAPVKDTRYDYRTMSKIGKQGFAGLDDTFVRSKTLLAASMWSRDSGIYMKIFTNQPAMVIYTPPQFPNLNFAQGASYDKYPAICFETQNFPDAPNKPHFPSSVLLPGMRYLNETVFDFSSKPTL; encoded by the coding sequence ATGGGGGTTGAATTCGTTAAACTAAAAAACAAAAAAGGAATGGAGATGGAAATCTCCAATTACGGAGCAACCCTAATATCCCTAAAGGTTCCAACTCTTGAAAACAGACAGGTAAACGTGGTCGCAGGATTACAATCCCCCGATGTATATGCCCAGGAAAGCTATCAGAGGCACAATCTTTTTTTGGGAGCCTCCATCGGAAGGTATGCCGGGAGAATTTCAAACGGGACCTTTGTCCTCGAAGACCATGTTTATCAGTTGGATGAAAGGGATGGAGTGCATCTGCATGGTGGCAAACAAGGTTTTGACAAAAGGACATGGGTTTTTGAAAAGGTTAGCCATAGGGCAAATCCCTTTGCCATACTTAGCTACCACAGCAAACATATGGAAGGGAATTATCCGGGGGAAGTGGATGTTGAGGTGAAATACCAATTGTTGGAAACGAATGCCGTAAAAATCACCTATTCCGCAACCACGGACAGGCCTACGGTACTGAATTTGACCCATCATTCCTATTTTAATTTGAACGGTCATGGTTCCGTATTGAACCATCTCCTGCGGATCCATAGCGAAAAGTATCTGATTGTCGATCCTTCCCTGCTGCCCACGGGAAAAATAGCACCTGTAAAGGATACCCGGTATGACTATAGGACCATGTCAAAAATTGGGAAACAGGGGTTTGCCGGACTTGATGATACCTTTGTACGCTCCAAGACGCTCTTGGCTGCATCAATGTGGTCAAGGGACAGTGGAATATATATGAAAATCTTCACGAATCAACCCGCCATGGTCATATATACACCTCCCCAATTCCCCAATTTGAATTTTGCCCAGGGGGCATCTTATGATAAGTATCCGGCCATATGTTTTGAAACCCAAAACTTTCCCGACGCCCCGAATAAGCCCCATTTTCCTTCAAGTGTACTTTTGCCGGGAATGCGATATTTAAACGAGACCGTTTTCGATTTCAGTTCAAAACCTACACTATAG
- a CDS encoding glycoside hydrolase family 5 protein produces MKCFPLLVVLLFTVSCGSDSGSVTIIPTDDTVQEEPVEEGPDEEVGMASEFDDGVMRNLSAVEIVAEMKTGWNLGNSLDVEGPVETFWGNPVTTRAMIDEVSNRGFTTLRVPVTWRFHQGLAPNYTVEKSWLDRVEEVVNYGRANNMYVIINVHHDDPWIIPTYDKGDEVKDRLSKLWSQIANRFKNYSDYVIFETLNEPRYEGSPEEWTGGTAEGRDMVNQYHQVSLDAIRATGGNNSSRQIMISTYAASTIPLAMDALVVPNDDAHTIISLHSYFPFPFTLEGTDSTWGTAEDRAELEAEMDRIKAKFTDNGKAVVLGEWASGNQNNLEDRLAHATYYAQLASERGFASIWWDNGNNLVSNDGLALFNRQTLSWPFGEIRT; encoded by the coding sequence ATGAAGTGTTTCCCATTACTAGTTGTTTTATTGTTTACGGTTTCTTGCGGCTCGGATTCCGGAAGTGTGACCATCATACCCACTGATGATACCGTTCAGGAAGAACCCGTGGAAGAAGGTCCCGACGAGGAAGTTGGCATGGCCAGTGAATTTGATGATGGTGTCATGCGAAATCTGTCCGCTGTCGAAATCGTAGCAGAAATGAAAACGGGCTGGAATTTGGGGAACAGCCTGGATGTTGAAGGCCCAGTGGAAACTTTTTGGGGAAATCCGGTAACCACAAGGGCCATGATCGATGAAGTCTCCAACCGAGGGTTTACCACATTGCGGGTGCCCGTTACCTGGCGTTTTCACCAAGGGCTCGCTCCCAATTATACCGTTGAAAAAAGTTGGCTGGACAGGGTTGAGGAGGTGGTCAATTACGGAAGGGCGAACAATATGTATGTAATCATCAATGTACACCATGATGATCCATGGATCATTCCGACCTATGACAAGGGGGATGAAGTGAAGGACAGGCTTTCCAAATTATGGTCCCAAATTGCAAATAGGTTCAAAAATTACAGCGATTATGTCATTTTTGAAACCTTGAACGAACCTCGTTATGAAGGTTCGCCCGAAGAATGGACGGGGGGAACGGCAGAGGGAAGGGATATGGTGAACCAATACCATCAGGTAAGTTTGGATGCCATACGGGCCACCGGTGGCAACAACAGCTCCAGGCAGATCATGATTTCCACCTATGCGGCAAGCACAATACCCCTGGCCATGGATGCTTTGGTAGTTCCCAACGATGATGCGCACACCATAATTTCCCTTCATTCCTACTTTCCTTTTCCATTTACTCTGGAAGGTACGGACAGTACGTGGGGTACCGCAGAGGATAGGGCCGAATTGGAAGCGGAAATGGATAGGATCAAGGCAAAGTTCACGGATAACGGAAAAGCCGTTGTATTAGGGGAATGGGCATCCGGTAACCAAAACAATCTGGAAGATCGTCTTGCCCATGCCACCTATTACGCCCAACTTGCTTCCGAAAGGGGCTTTGCCAGTATCTGGTGGGACAATGGAAATAATCTGGTATCCAATGACGGACTGGCCCTATTCAACAGGCAAACCCTGTCCTGGCCCTTTGGGGAAATCCGGACTTAA
- a CDS encoding glycoside hydrolase family 3 C-terminal domain-containing protein has translation MKSITTSLLLILVLCIVAGCSDTNSKKGLNGQKNSVPPNFEQRAKELVAAMTLEEKVSQMNHESPAIARLDIPEYNWWNECLHGVARAGKATVFPQAIGLAATFDRDQMSRISNAISDEARAKHHEFASRGKRGIYQGLTFWTPNINIFRDPRWGRGMETYGEDPYLAGELAVRFIKGLQGDDPDYLKLVATAKHFAVHSGPEVDRHRFNAVPSPQDFLNTYSPHFEKVVKEAKVHSIMCAYNSYHGKPCCGSEELNGLLRDEWGFDGYIVSDCGAIHDFFMEGAHEISADAKEASAMAVKAGTDLNCGNSYPALVEAVKSGLITEEELDISVERLMVARLKLGLFAPEGAVKYESIPYDVVDSEKHRLLALETAHKSMVLLKNENRTLPWDKNQIKKIAVIGSNADDLEVLLGNYNGYPTQPITPLEGIRQKLPNAEVSYAVGCKLAEGLPVFEPIPQNVLFTDTSLKTAGLQAEYYDNIAFTGTPKHKRVDKTVDFTWRTTPPFDDMSYDAYSVRWTGILSVGKTGNYALGGEAFSSMKLFLDDVLLMERQAVHHPKKIYEYVRLEAGKKYKIKFECVQNNTDHSIMRLLWESPKDNLEAEAMAMAKEADAVVLCMGISPLLEGEEMKVKVDGFSGGDRVHTKLPKTQTQLMKKIRALNKPTVLVLLNGSALSINWENENIPAIIEAWYPGQAGGTAIADVIFGDYNPAGRLPITFYKDINDIPPFSDYTMSGKTYRYFKGLPLYEFGYGLSYTTFTYSDFEVPETVEAGQDFTVKVAIENTGDLKGEEVVQLYVQNPNADMLNPHRTLAAFERVSFEPGERKTLTFKISKEQLSAVNGKGQKVIRPGAYQISVGGAQPSDSRAKQGSVLIEKLTLTGRVTAI, from the coding sequence ATGAAATCCATCACTACTTCCCTGCTTCTCATATTGGTCCTCTGTATCGTAGCCGGATGTTCGGATACCAATTCAAAAAAAGGCCTTAACGGACAAAAAAACAGTGTTCCACCCAATTTTGAACAAAGGGCGAAGGAACTGGTGGCCGCCATGACCTTAGAGGAAAAGGTATCACAAATGAACCACGAGTCCCCGGCAATTGCCAGACTGGATATTCCCGAATACAATTGGTGGAACGAATGTCTGCATGGTGTGGCCAGAGCTGGAAAGGCTACCGTTTTTCCACAGGCAATTGGTTTGGCAGCGACCTTTGATAGGGATCAAATGTCAAGGATTTCCAATGCAATTTCGGATGAGGCCCGTGCAAAACACCATGAATTTGCATCACGTGGCAAACGGGGAATTTATCAGGGACTTACCTTTTGGACCCCCAATATCAATATCTTTCGTGACCCTCGTTGGGGACGTGGCATGGAAACCTATGGGGAAGATCCCTATCTGGCAGGAGAATTGGCAGTCCGATTTATAAAGGGGCTACAAGGTGATGATCCCGATTACTTGAAACTGGTGGCAACGGCAAAACACTTTGCGGTACATAGCGGCCCCGAGGTGGATAGACATCGTTTCAATGCCGTACCAAGTCCACAGGATTTTTTAAATACCTACAGTCCCCATTTTGAAAAGGTTGTTAAGGAAGCCAAGGTCCATTCCATTATGTGCGCATACAACAGTTACCACGGTAAGCCTTGCTGTGGAAGTGAGGAGTTAAATGGTCTGCTACGGGACGAATGGGGCTTTGATGGGTATATCGTTTCCGATTGCGGGGCAATACACGATTTTTTTATGGAAGGGGCCCATGAGATCAGTGCGGATGCAAAAGAGGCATCGGCCATGGCCGTAAAAGCGGGAACGGATCTAAATTGTGGAAATTCCTACCCTGCATTGGTAGAAGCTGTGAAAAGTGGCCTCATTACGGAGGAAGAGCTCGATATTTCCGTGGAACGTTTGATGGTTGCCCGTTTGAAACTGGGATTGTTCGCACCGGAAGGGGCGGTCAAATACGAAAGCATACCTTATGATGTTGTCGATTCTGAAAAACATAGGCTTTTGGCATTGGAGACTGCGCATAAATCCATGGTGCTCCTAAAAAATGAAAACAGGACACTTCCATGGGATAAGAACCAAATAAAGAAAATAGCGGTCATCGGCTCCAATGCAGATGATCTGGAAGTTTTGTTGGGGAATTACAACGGTTACCCAACCCAGCCCATTACTCCGTTGGAAGGGATTAGGCAGAAACTGCCAAATGCCGAGGTAAGCTATGCAGTAGGTTGCAAGCTGGCCGAGGGACTGCCCGTGTTTGAGCCCATACCACAAAACGTGCTGTTCACGGATACTTCTTTGAAAACGGCAGGGTTACAAGCCGAGTATTATGACAACATTGCCTTTACTGGAACCCCAAAACACAAACGGGTCGATAAAACGGTGGATTTTACCTGGAGGACCACCCCTCCTTTTGATGACATGAGTTACGACGCGTATTCGGTTCGCTGGACGGGAATACTATCGGTTGGCAAAACGGGGAACTACGCATTGGGAGGAGAAGCCTTTTCATCCATGAAATTATTCTTGGACGATGTGTTGCTAATGGAGCGACAGGCTGTACATCATCCCAAAAAAATCTATGAATATGTCCGTTTGGAGGCGGGCAAAAAATATAAAATCAAATTCGAATGTGTCCAGAATAATACGGACCATTCCATTATGCGCTTGTTATGGGAATCCCCAAAGGATAATTTGGAAGCAGAGGCCATGGCCATGGCAAAAGAAGCGGACGCCGTTGTTTTGTGTATGGGAATCAGTCCATTATTGGAAGGTGAGGAGATGAAAGTGAAGGTAGATGGTTTTTCCGGCGGGGATCGGGTCCATACCAAACTCCCCAAAACCCAGACCCAATTGATGAAAAAAATACGGGCGTTGAACAAGCCTACCGTTCTTGTACTATTGAATGGAAGTGCACTGTCCATAAATTGGGAAAATGAAAATATCCCTGCAATCATTGAGGCCTGGTATCCCGGACAGGCAGGTGGCACCGCAATAGCCGATGTTATTTTTGGGGATTACAATCCGGCTGGACGCTTACCAATTACCTTTTATAAGGATATCAACGATATTCCGCCATTTAGTGATTACACCATGAGCGGTAAGACCTATCGGTATTTTAAGGGTCTCCCCTTATATGAATTTGGCTATGGCTTAAGCTATACCACCTTTACATACAGTGACTTTGAAGTACCGGAAACTGTAGAAGCAGGTCAGGACTTCACTGTGAAGGTCGCCATTGAGAATACTGGGGACCTCAAAGGCGAAGAGGTTGTTCAATTGTACGTTCAAAATCCGAATGCGGATATGTTGAATCCACACAGGACCCTGGCCGCTTTTGAAAGGGTATCATTTGAACCTGGGGAAAGGAAAACATTGACATTCAAAATCAGTAAAGAACAACTAAGTGCAGTAAACGGCAAAGGGCAAAAAGTGATACGGCCTGGAGCGTATCAAATTTCAGTAGGTGGGGCACAACCCTCCGATAGTAGGGCAAAACAAGGTTCCGTACTGATCGAAAAACTAACCCTTACGGGAAGGGTTACGGCAATTTAG